The Geothrix sp. genome window below encodes:
- a CDS encoding class II 3-deoxy-7-phosphoheptulonate synthase, which yields MTPWNPHSWQRFPAMQQPTYTDPSELEGVLARLRRMPPLVVPQEVDRLRGLLAEAAAGRRFLLQGGDCAEQFKDCLPEAIEGKLRVLLQMSVALTHGGRKPVVRVGRIAGQFAKPRSKPTELVRGRELPSYRGDLINGLEADEATRRPDPGRMLEAYFHASATLNHLRALTAGGFADLHHPERWELPGGTGEVPAYRRTLDQVRESLDFLEALGGVQREVLERIDFFTSHEALLLPYEEALTRWIGETSAYYNLGAHTLWVGERTRQLDGAHLEYLRGIRNPIGVKVGPSATPDHLVALLDHLDPQREPGRITLISRFGATKIQAALPPLLKAVQGTDRPVLWSCDPMHGNGAESATGLKTRDFGAILSELRQAFEIHRTAGSHLGGVHIELTGEAVTECTGGSEGLSEADLAKAYETGCDPRLNGTQSLEMAFLIAAMMRG from the coding sequence ATGACCCCCTGGAACCCCCATAGCTGGCAGCGCTTCCCCGCGATGCAGCAGCCGACCTACACCGATCCTTCGGAGCTCGAAGGCGTGCTCGCGCGCCTTCGCCGCATGCCCCCCCTCGTGGTACCCCAGGAGGTGGATCGGCTCCGCGGCCTTCTGGCCGAAGCCGCGGCGGGCCGGCGCTTCCTGCTCCAGGGCGGCGACTGCGCCGAGCAGTTCAAGGACTGCCTCCCCGAGGCCATCGAAGGCAAGCTGCGGGTGCTCCTCCAGATGTCCGTCGCCCTCACCCATGGCGGACGGAAACCCGTGGTGCGGGTGGGCCGCATCGCCGGCCAGTTCGCCAAGCCCCGCAGCAAGCCCACCGAGCTGGTGCGCGGCCGCGAGCTGCCCAGCTACCGGGGCGACCTCATCAACGGCCTGGAGGCCGACGAGGCCACCCGGCGGCCCGACCCGGGCCGCATGCTCGAGGCCTATTTCCACGCCTCCGCCACGCTGAACCATCTGCGGGCCCTCACGGCGGGGGGCTTTGCGGACCTGCACCACCCCGAGCGCTGGGAGCTGCCGGGCGGCACCGGGGAGGTGCCTGCCTACCGCCGCACCCTCGACCAGGTGCGCGAGTCCCTCGATTTCTTGGAGGCCCTGGGCGGCGTGCAGCGGGAGGTGCTGGAGCGCATCGACTTCTTCACCAGCCACGAGGCCCTGCTGCTGCCCTATGAAGAGGCCCTCACCCGCTGGATCGGGGAAACCTCCGCCTACTACAACCTCGGCGCCCACACGCTCTGGGTGGGTGAGCGCACCCGCCAGCTGGACGGCGCACACCTGGAATACCTACGGGGCATCCGCAACCCCATCGGCGTGAAAGTGGGACCCAGCGCCACGCCGGACCATCTGGTGGCGTTGCTGGACCACCTGGACCCTCAGCGGGAACCCGGTCGCATCACGCTCATTTCGCGCTTCGGCGCGACGAAGATCCAGGCGGCCCTCCCCCCCCTGCTGAAGGCGGTCCAGGGTACGGACCGCCCCGTGCTCTGGAGCTGCGATCCCATGCACGGCAACGGCGCCGAGAGCGCCACGGGATTGAAGACGAGGGACTTCGGCGCCATTCTCTCGGAGCTTCGTCAGGCCTTCGAGATCCACCGGACCGCCGGCTCGCACCTGGGCGGGGTCCACATCGAGCTCACGGGCGAGGCCGTCACCGAGTGCACCGGCGGCAGCGAGGGGCTGTCCGAAGCCGACCTCGCCAAGGCCTACGAAACGGGCTGCGATCCCCGCCTCAACGGCACGCAGAGCCTCGAGATGGCCTTCCTCATCGCCGCGATGATGCGGGGCTGA
- a CDS encoding thioesterase family protein, whose translation MPFSHPIEVRFSDLDAMGHVNNAVVVSFMEQARFQWWRTFLGGRKFQDEGFLIARAEVDYRMPILLGDDVRVELHCTKVGNSSFELSYRLTKGLDGELFAEGKTVQVMLDFATHRPKPLAPATREWLAAQD comes from the coding sequence ATGCCCTTTTCCCATCCCATCGAGGTGCGGTTCAGTGACCTGGACGCCATGGGGCATGTGAACAATGCCGTGGTGGTGAGCTTCATGGAGCAGGCGCGGTTCCAGTGGTGGCGCACCTTCCTGGGGGGGCGCAAGTTCCAGGACGAGGGCTTCCTCATCGCCCGGGCCGAGGTGGACTACCGCATGCCCATCCTGCTGGGCGACGATGTCCGGGTGGAGCTGCATTGCACCAAGGTGGGAAACAGCTCCTTCGAGTTGAGCTACCGCCTCACCAAGGGGCTGGATGGCGAGCTGTTCGCCGAAGGGAAGACCGTTCAGGTGATGCTGGACTTCGCCACCCACCGCCCCAAGCCCCTGGCGCCCGCCACCCGCGAGTGGCTCGCAGCCCAGGATTGA
- a CDS encoding response regulator transcription factor, protein MTHILVVEDEPSLCQLLVNNLGFEGYSVEAVGDGLPALAAHAAHRADLIVLDLMLPQLDGFEVLRILREGKDEVPVLMLTARGEETDRVQGLSLGADDYLVKPFSVLELMARVKAILRRTRPLDRPPLLRSGPFRFDLPRLDARRDGKPLELTPREFRLLEILITHAGRTHSRKELLQLAWERDARPSARTVDVHIANLRRKLGEEQGAPWIATVGGEGYRWVTPVATDPGEGLPGK, encoded by the coding sequence GTGACCCACATCCTCGTGGTGGAGGACGAGCCCTCCCTCTGCCAGCTCCTCGTCAACAACCTGGGCTTCGAAGGCTATTCCGTCGAGGCGGTGGGCGATGGTCTGCCCGCTCTCGCGGCCCACGCAGCGCACCGGGCCGACCTCATCGTGCTGGACCTGATGCTGCCCCAGCTCGATGGCTTTGAGGTCCTCCGGATCCTGCGGGAGGGCAAGGATGAGGTGCCGGTCCTCATGCTCACGGCCCGGGGAGAGGAGACGGACCGGGTGCAAGGTCTGAGCCTGGGGGCCGACGACTACCTGGTGAAGCCCTTCTCGGTGCTCGAGCTCATGGCTCGCGTGAAGGCCATCCTCCGCCGGACCCGCCCACTGGATCGCCCCCCCCTGCTGCGGTCGGGGCCCTTCCGCTTCGACCTGCCGCGCCTGGACGCCCGGCGGGACGGGAAGCCGCTGGAGCTCACTCCCCGGGAATTCCGCCTGCTGGAGATCCTCATCACCCACGCCGGCCGGACCCACAGCCGCAAGGAGCTGCTGCAGCTGGCCTGGGAGCGGGACGCCCGGCCCAGCGCCCGCACCGTGGATGTCCACATCGCCAACCTGCGGCGCAAGCTGGGTGAGGAGCAGGGCGCCCCTTGGATCGCCACCGTGGGCGGCGAGGGATACCGCTGGGTCACTCCGGTAGCCACGGACCCGGGCGAAGGTTTGCCCGGCAAGTAG
- a CDS encoding serine hydrolase domain-containing protein, translating into MRHALISLCLLAFAACGGGGATAPTLAPASAGDPWGAVTAAIQAAQSQFPAGLCVEVATPSGVVYSRSFGGFTNQDSVLVASGSKWVSSTVILRLVNAGAFAHGLDTQAKELLVDANGKPWTGNMGDITLRQLLSFTSGISGDDAASDSLFITLDEAVRQIYADFAATASRPGSYFYYGSTHLRIAARMAEVATGKSWSQLFAEQLHDPMGWAGTSIYSNNGPNPNPAGGLKCTGLEYMRFLMMQLRHGMDGTQLFLPSPLIVAQRTDGYGPATTLAYSPFQEAAGWTYHYALGNWLETSDGTGTGTVVRYSSTGTFGWGPWVAADGKYGAIIMTKQAQGLILPTEHLKAQLDPLIRTALAQNPPVIRAVP; encoded by the coding sequence ATGCGGCACGCCCTGATCAGTCTTTGCCTCTTGGCATTCGCCGCTTGCGGCGGTGGCGGAGCCACCGCTCCGACCCTGGCCCCCGCCTCGGCGGGGGATCCTTGGGGAGCCGTCACCGCAGCCATTCAGGCCGCCCAATCCCAATTTCCCGCCGGACTCTGCGTGGAGGTCGCGACTCCTTCGGGCGTCGTGTACTCCCGCAGCTTCGGCGGGTTCACCAACCAGGACTCGGTGCTGGTCGCCTCCGGTTCCAAGTGGGTCAGCAGCACCGTCATCCTGCGCCTAGTGAATGCCGGCGCCTTCGCCCATGGCCTTGACACCCAAGCCAAGGAGCTCCTGGTCGACGCCAACGGGAAGCCCTGGACTGGAAACATGGGCGACATCACCCTGCGGCAACTGCTCAGCTTCACCTCCGGCATCAGTGGGGACGACGCGGCTTCCGACAGCCTGTTCATCACTCTCGACGAGGCCGTGAGGCAGATCTATGCCGATTTCGCCGCCACCGCCTCCCGGCCGGGCAGCTATTTCTACTACGGCAGCACTCACCTGCGCATCGCCGCGCGCATGGCCGAAGTCGCCACTGGCAAATCCTGGTCGCAACTCTTCGCCGAGCAGCTCCACGACCCCATGGGCTGGGCGGGGACCAGCATCTACAGCAACAACGGCCCCAACCCGAATCCGGCGGGCGGGCTGAAGTGCACGGGCCTGGAATACATGCGGTTCCTGATGATGCAACTGCGCCATGGGATGGACGGAACGCAGCTCTTCCTTCCCTCGCCGCTGATCGTGGCCCAGCGCACCGACGGGTACGGCCCCGCCACCACGCTGGCCTACAGTCCCTTCCAGGAGGCGGCGGGATGGACCTACCACTACGCCCTCGGCAACTGGCTGGAGACCAGCGATGGCACCGGCACTGGCACCGTCGTCCGCTACTCCAGCACCGGCACCTTCGGTTGGGGCCCCTGGGTGGCTGCGGACGGGAAGTACGGCGCAATCATCATGACCAAGCAGGCTCAGGGGCTCATCCTCCCCACCGAGCACCTCAAGGCCCAGCTGGACCCGCTCATCCGCACAGCCCTGGCGCAGAATCCACCTGTGATCCGCGCCGTGCCCTGA